The following coding sequences lie in one Nycticebus coucang isolate mNycCou1 chromosome 20, mNycCou1.pri, whole genome shotgun sequence genomic window:
- the LOC128573054 gene encoding zinc finger protein 431-like, with protein sequence MNQPLCAMQYMKTQYPEILYTCKNCKKVFQQCLKLINHDDIHNEEYSYKCTEWIEAFLQSEEASKIREVDIGEDSYRNNKCENVFNQSTNLRNNIIRSEEKPYKCKQHGVSFTLSPKLGKHHVFHTGEKPYKWKECGKVFKQRSTLREHQRIHTGEKPFRCDEYGKAFTQCSALMIHETIHTRKKTYKCKEYGKSFNVHSDFMIHKNS encoded by the coding sequence ATGAATCAACCCTTGTGTGCTATGCAATATATGAAGACTCAATATCCAGAGATCCTATACACATGTAAAAACTGTAAGAAAGTCTTTCAACAATGTTTAAAGCTTATTAACCATGACGATATCCATAATGAAGAGTATTCCTACAAGTGTACTGAATGGATAGAAGCTTTTCTTCAGTCAGAGGAAGCTTCCAAAATTCGGGAAGTTGATATTGGAGAAGACTcatacagaaataataaatgtgagaATGTCTTTAATCAGTCAACCAATCTGAGAAACAACATAATTCGTAGTgaagaaaaaccctacaaatgtaaacaACATGGTGTATCCTTCACTCTATCCCCAAAGCTTGGAAAACATCACGTgtttcatactggagagaaaccctacaaatggaaagaatgtggcaaagtctttaagCAGAGGTCAACCCTTAgagaacatcagagaattcatactggagagaagccaTTCAGATGTGACGAATATGGCAAAGCCTTCACGCAATGCTCAGCCCTTATGATACATGAGACAATTCATACTAGAAAGAAAACTTACAAATGTAAGGAATATGGCAAATCTTTTAATGTGCATTCAGACTTCATGATACATAAGAATTCATGA